In Devosia sp. XK-2, one DNA window encodes the following:
- a CDS encoding TRAP transporter small permease subunit yields the protein MQALAVLVRVISSINWLVGQVLSWLALGCVLVCFTVVVQRYVFNTSTLWMQDLYVWLGGAMFTGVAGFALMRNDHVRVDVFYRPASVRWKAIADLIGVFAFLLPFVYVVWTYGYTAVARSWSYQEGSANIGGMPGLFILKSFILVFAVLVGLQGLAMAARAILVLAGQEELLPGHLRYENPDDNDHPAGEIA from the coding sequence ATGCAGGCGCTTGCCGTGCTGGTCCGCGTGATCAGCTCGATCAATTGGCTCGTTGGTCAGGTTTTGTCGTGGCTGGCTTTGGGCTGTGTTTTGGTGTGCTTCACGGTTGTGGTGCAGCGCTATGTGTTCAATACGTCCACGCTCTGGATGCAGGATCTTTATGTCTGGCTGGGCGGGGCGATGTTTACCGGGGTGGCCGGTTTTGCCCTGATGCGCAATGACCATGTGCGGGTGGATGTGTTCTACCGCCCCGCCTCGGTGCGCTGGAAGGCCATTGCCGACCTGATCGGCGTCTTCGCCTTTCTGCTGCCCTTTGTCTATGTGGTCTGGACCTATGGCTATACCGCGGTCGCCCGCTCCTGGAGCTACCAGGAAGGCTCGGCCAATATTGGCGGCATGCCGGGCCTGTTCATCCTTAAAAGCTTCATCCTGGTCTTTGCGGTGCTGGTGGGCCTGCAGGGCCTGGCCATGGCCGCCCGCGCCATTCTGGTGCTGGCCGGCCAGGAAGAGTTGCTGCCCGGCCATCTGCGCTACGAAAACCCTGACGACAACGACCATCCCGCCGGAGAGATTGCCTGA
- a CDS encoding TRAP transporter large permease subunit, producing the protein MDPVLLGEVLSAVMFFGVIGVLMLGFPVAFSLAGTALIFGLIGWWLGVYDPSNYGSLAGRYIGLMTNEVLVAVPLFIFMGVILERSGIAEQLLLTMGKLFGNLRGGLALSVIVVGALLAASTGVVGATVVTMGLISLPAMLRAGYDPKLATGVICASGTLGQIIPPSTVLIFMGDMLSGINAQVQMEKGNFAPEPVSVGALFAGAILPGLLLVGIYAIYVIFKAITDPKSAPATPVPEDEKQHLAREVAVALVPPLLLIVAVLGSILGGIATPTEAASVGSVGAMLLALIRRRIDLSILRQAVISTATITSMVFIILFGAAVFSIVFRMMGGDNLVHEFLSSMPGGAMGAMIIVMLIMFLLGFILDTFEIIFIVIPITAPVLLALDVDPIWLGVMVGVNLQTSFLTPPFGFALFYLRGVAPAHVTTGSIYRGAVPFVILQLIGIAILFAFPQLITWLPDVLY; encoded by the coding sequence ATGGATCCCGTACTTCTGGGCGAGGTGCTCTCGGCCGTCATGTTCTTTGGCGTCATCGGCGTGCTCATGCTGGGCTTTCCGGTGGCCTTTTCGCTGGCTGGCACGGCCCTGATCTTCGGGCTGATCGGCTGGTGGCTGGGTGTCTATGACCCCTCCAATTACGGCTCGCTGGCCGGGCGCTATATCGGGCTGATGACCAATGAAGTGCTGGTGGCGGTGCCGCTCTTTATCTTCATGGGCGTCATTCTCGAGCGCTCCGGTATTGCCGAGCAATTGCTGCTCACCATGGGCAAGCTGTTCGGCAATCTGCGCGGGGGGCTGGCCCTCTCGGTCATCGTGGTGGGGGCGCTTCTGGCTGCCTCGACCGGCGTGGTCGGCGCCACCGTGGTCACCATGGGCCTGATTTCCCTGCCCGCCATGCTGCGTGCCGGTTATGATCCCAAATTGGCCACCGGCGTCATCTGCGCCTCGGGCACTCTGGGGCAGATCATTCCGCCCTCGACCGTGCTCATCTTCATGGGCGACATGCTTTCGGGCATCAATGCCCAGGTGCAGATGGAAAAGGGCAATTTTGCCCCCGAACCGGTTTCGGTCGGGGCGCTGTTTGCCGGCGCCATCCTGCCCGGCCTGCTGCTCGTGGGCATCTATGCCATCTATGTGATCTTCAAGGCCATTACCGACCCCAAATCGGCGCCGGCCACCCCGGTGCCGGAGGACGAAAAACAGCACCTGGCCCGCGAGGTCGCCGTTGCCCTGGTGCCGCCATTGCTGCTCATCGTGGCTGTGCTCGGCTCCATTCTGGGCGGCATTGCCACCCCCACCGAAGCCGCCTCGGTCGGCTCGGTCGGCGCCATGCTGCTGGCGCTCATCCGCCGCCGCATCGACCTTTCCATCCTGCGTCAGGCCGTTATTTCCACCGCCACCATCACCTCGATGGTCTTCATCATCCTGTTCGGTGCCGCCGTCTTCTCCATCGTCTTCCGCATGATGGGGGGCGACAACCTGGTGCATGAATTCCTCTCCTCCATGCCCGGCGGGGCCATGGGCGCCATGATCATCGTCATGCTGATCATGTTCCTGCTGGGCTTTATCCTGGACACCTTCGAGATCATCTTCATCGTCATTCCCATCACCGCCCCGGTGCTGCTGGCGCTCGATGTCGATCCGATCTGGCTCGGGGTCATGGTGGGGGTCAACCTGCAAACCAGCTTCCTCACCCCGCCCTTCGGCTTTGCCCTGTTCTATCTGCGCGGCGTCGCCCCCGCCCATGTCACCACCGGCTCCATCTATCGCGGCGCCGTCCCCTTCGTCATCCTGCAACTGATCGGAATCGCAATCCTATTCGCATTCCCACAACTCATCACTTGGCTCCCAGACGTGTTGTACTGA
- a CDS encoding bifunctional diguanylate cyclase/phosphodiesterase encodes MSHLSFSRRLKAVLLAAAVGFIALTCAFALWASGRIDADALHRQAQSVAIGLDEIAERIPVEQDSVAIWDEAALNLRAGNADWLADNLAEWVSSYFDHDRVYILDPQDNPVRAVAAGEMQPPLFYDRDRQAIAALVAGLRTDMQSASSGLDDSTSAITGMGVLDIVRLSDDMVGIASIRPIVPSDPEAVPQAPGTEYLHVSIKLIDQDVADTIAEHFGISGLHFVMDQTGQSTQASQNVINQAGETLGVMLWTPFRPAAQLLIDTIPVLVPTAAFIILSLVLLLRRLDRTAARLELSEAEALYLAFHDPLARIPNRALFDARLERAIAEHRKSGVKLALHMVDLDRFKTINDTLGHPVGDELIRTVALRLSSIVSEADTVARIGGDEFAIIQVNVTRAEDSLRLGERIIEELARPFDLLGHDVSVSASVGIVCCAELKDDAPDMIRKADIALYEAKASGRNRVEIFAGELDQVVRERRELEIDLRAAINDGTGLELVFQPIFSGKNARILGAEALVRWNHPKKGRMSPDLFIGLAEERGLIDGLGMWVLRTAVAYAKSSAIPWVAINVSPVQFRNNRFAEQVFAVLDELGLPPKRLELEITEGLLLQNSPGVQQTLRHLRAGGIRVALDDFGTGYSSISYLRTYGVDKLKIDKSFVAQLGHDPEVDSIVRSIIELARAMHMSVTAEGVETEDQRALLTALSCDQLQGYLLSRPVPAENLDAILTRLPLAKAG; translated from the coding sequence GTGTCGCATTTGTCTTTCTCCCGACGTCTAAAAGCCGTTCTGCTGGCGGCGGCTGTCGGATTTATAGCGCTCACCTGCGCCTTCGCCCTGTGGGCGTCCGGTCGCATCGATGCAGACGCCCTGCACCGCCAGGCGCAGTCGGTCGCGATCGGCCTGGATGAAATCGCCGAGCGTATCCCCGTTGAACAGGACTCCGTGGCCATCTGGGACGAAGCCGCCCTCAATCTGCGTGCCGGTAATGCGGATTGGCTCGCCGACAACCTGGCCGAATGGGTGAGCAGTTACTTCGATCACGACCGGGTCTATATTCTGGACCCCCAGGACAATCCGGTCCGGGCAGTCGCTGCGGGCGAGATGCAGCCTCCCTTGTTCTACGACCGGGACCGCCAGGCCATTGCCGCACTCGTGGCAGGGCTCCGGACCGATATGCAAAGCGCCTCCAGCGGATTGGACGACTCCACCTCGGCCATCACCGGCATGGGCGTTCTGGACATCGTTCGTCTCAGCGATGACATGGTCGGCATAGCCAGCATCAGGCCCATCGTTCCCAGCGATCCCGAGGCTGTGCCACAGGCGCCCGGCACCGAATATCTGCACGTTTCGATCAAGCTGATCGATCAGGACGTTGCCGACACGATTGCCGAGCATTTCGGCATTTCGGGCCTGCACTTCGTCATGGACCAAACCGGACAATCCACACAGGCCAGCCAGAACGTTATCAATCAGGCCGGCGAGACCCTGGGCGTGATGCTATGGACACCTTTCCGGCCCGCCGCGCAATTGCTGATAGACACCATTCCCGTCCTGGTGCCGACGGCGGCCTTCATCATTTTGAGCCTCGTCCTCCTCCTGCGGCGGCTGGACCGGACCGCCGCGCGGCTTGAGCTGAGCGAGGCAGAAGCACTTTATCTGGCCTTTCACGATCCTTTGGCGCGCATTCCGAACAGGGCTCTGTTCGACGCCCGTCTTGAGCGCGCCATTGCCGAGCACCGCAAGTCCGGGGTCAAGCTGGCATTGCATATGGTGGACCTGGACCGCTTCAAGACCATCAACGACACCCTTGGTCATCCCGTCGGCGACGAACTGATCCGCACCGTTGCCCTTCGGCTGAGCAGCATTGTCTCGGAAGCCGATACCGTCGCCAGAATTGGCGGCGATGAATTCGCGATCATTCAGGTCAATGTCACGCGCGCGGAAGACTCCCTGCGTCTTGGCGAACGCATCATCGAAGAGCTGGCTCGGCCTTTCGATCTGCTCGGTCACGATGTCAGCGTCAGCGCCAGCGTCGGCATTGTGTGCTGCGCCGAGCTGAAGGACGATGCGCCCGACATGATCCGCAAGGCCGATATTGCGCTTTACGAGGCCAAGGCCTCCGGACGCAACCGCGTCGAGATCTTTGCCGGCGAACTGGATCAAGTCGTGCGCGAACGGCGCGAGTTGGAGATTGACCTGCGCGCGGCCATCAATGACGGCACAGGCCTGGAACTGGTTTTCCAGCCCATCTTTTCCGGCAAGAACGCGCGCATCCTGGGCGCTGAGGCGCTGGTCCGGTGGAACCATCCCAAAAAGGGCCGCATGTCGCCCGACCTGTTTATCGGCCTGGCCGAGGAGCGCGGCCTGATCGACGGCCTTGGCATGTGGGTCCTGCGGACGGCGGTCGCCTATGCGAAATCGTCAGCCATCCCCTGGGTCGCAATCAACGTCTCGCCTGTTCAGTTCCGCAACAATCGCTTTGCCGAACAGGTCTTTGCCGTTCTTGATGAACTGGGCCTTCCGCCAAAGCGCCTGGAACTGGAAATCACCGAGGGCCTGCTCCTGCAGAATTCTCCAGGCGTTCAGCAGACGCTCCGCCATTTGCGCGCCGGCGGGATTCGCGTCGCTCTGGACGATTTTGGCACCGGATATTCGTCCATCAGCTATCTGCGCACCTATGGCGTGGACAAGCTCAAGATCGACAAGTCCTTCGTTGCGCAACTGGGCCATGACCCCGAAGTGGACAGCATCGTGCGATCCATTATCGAGCTGGCCCGCGCCATGCACATGTCGGTCACGGCCGAGGGCGTGGAAACCGAAGACCAGCGCGCCCTGCTCACCGCACTCTCCTGCGATCAGCTCCAGGGCTACCTGCTCTCGCGGCCCGTCCCGGCGGAAAATCTGGACGCCATTCTCACCCGGCTCCCGCTTGCCAAGGCTGGCTGA